One window of the Granulicella arctica genome contains the following:
- a CDS encoding DHA2 family efflux MFS transporter permease subunit gives MNKQGDGPKRNMRSGVNPWIIALTVTIATFMELLDTSIANVALPHMAGGLGRSFDEVTWILTTYLVANAVVLPMSAWLSRVFGRKNYYMACVLLFTLSSLLCGVAPSLPIMLIARVLQGIGGGGLAPVEQAILVDTFPPAKRASAFALYTVAIVVAPAVGPVVGGWITDNFSWRWCFLINLPIGLLSLFLTNRFVHDPPAFTEERKTARSPSGKLNIDVVGIFLLALGSAALEVLLDRGQIDDWFGSAFICWAFVVALLCLVSAVFWEWNHKDPVIDLHLLAKRNFAIANVFYFLFAVGLFASTTLLPQILQTLYGYRALDAGLVLGPGAAVITVLAPVGAVLVQRGVIRPKYLMFMAISFAGFSFLYYSHFNLDTNYGHYAFARALQGFGYAFFFVPLTVITYSELRPDQNDKASSLTNFFRNWGGSFGIAFATTLAERRTSFHQSRLADNLPATSLRLQQTINAVDRYLQQHGRSPADAARGAIFFVGQLFDAQVRILAYTDCFWAIGVLTLMIAPLALFTRNFRIDPDATPGH, from the coding sequence ATGAACAAGCAAGGGGATGGGCCAAAACGCAACATGCGCTCAGGAGTGAACCCATGGATCATCGCATTGACTGTAACAATCGCGACATTCATGGAGCTCCTCGACACCTCCATCGCGAATGTGGCTCTACCTCATATGGCAGGAGGTCTGGGCCGATCCTTCGACGAAGTGACTTGGATTCTCACAACGTATCTCGTAGCGAACGCTGTCGTCCTACCAATGTCCGCGTGGCTTAGTCGTGTCTTCGGTCGAAAGAATTACTACATGGCCTGCGTTCTGCTTTTCACGCTCAGCTCACTCCTATGCGGCGTGGCTCCCAGCCTGCCGATCATGCTGATTGCTCGCGTTCTACAAGGGATAGGAGGAGGCGGTTTGGCTCCGGTTGAGCAAGCAATCCTTGTAGACACATTCCCTCCCGCCAAGAGAGCTTCAGCTTTCGCACTTTACACAGTGGCCATTGTTGTAGCCCCCGCTGTCGGTCCGGTGGTAGGAGGCTGGATCACTGACAACTTTAGTTGGCGCTGGTGCTTCTTGATCAACCTACCTATAGGATTGCTGTCGCTGTTTCTGACGAATCGCTTCGTGCACGACCCTCCGGCATTTACCGAGGAGAGAAAAACGGCACGTTCCCCGAGCGGTAAATTGAACATCGACGTGGTCGGAATCTTCTTGCTCGCACTCGGCTCGGCAGCACTAGAGGTTCTTCTTGACCGTGGTCAGATAGATGACTGGTTCGGCTCCGCATTTATTTGTTGGGCCTTCGTTGTTGCGCTTCTGTGTCTCGTTTCTGCTGTTTTTTGGGAATGGAATCACAAAGATCCGGTGATTGACCTTCACCTTCTAGCCAAAAGAAACTTTGCCATCGCAAACGTCTTCTACTTCCTTTTCGCGGTCGGCCTCTTTGCTTCGACAACCCTACTTCCGCAGATTCTGCAGACACTCTATGGCTATCGTGCGCTGGACGCCGGCCTCGTCCTCGGACCGGGCGCCGCCGTTATCACCGTTCTAGCTCCCGTAGGGGCAGTCTTAGTGCAAAGGGGAGTCATCCGTCCTAAGTATCTGATGTTCATGGCGATCTCCTTTGCGGGCTTCTCGTTTCTTTACTACAGTCATTTCAACTTGGATACAAACTACGGTCATTACGCTTTCGCGCGTGCCTTGCAGGGATTCGGTTACGCATTCTTCTTCGTCCCGTTAACGGTGATTACGTATTCGGAACTGCGACCCGATCAGAACGACAAAGCGTCGAGCTTGACAAATTTCTTCAGAAATTGGGGTGGAAGCTTTGGTATCGCTTTCGCCACCACTCTCGCAGAACGAAGGACGAGTTTCCATCAATCACGTCTTGCAGACAATCTTCCAGCAACATCCCTGCGTTTACAGCAAACCATCAACGCCGTTGATCGATACCTTCAACAGCATGGGCGGTCTCCGGCCGATGCAGCCAGAGGAGCTATCTTTTTTGTCGGTCAGCTCTTCGATGCGCAGGTTCGCATCTTGGCATACACGGACTGCTTCTGGGCTATTGGTGTGCTAACTTTGATGATCGCTCCTCTTGCGCTTTTCACGAGGAATTTTCGTATCGACCCTGATGCCACGCCCGGCCATTGA
- a CDS encoding SDR family oxidoreductase gives MKSIKKIAVIGATGRLGAPVVVELAKNFQVRAIVRSREKAKTMLPSNVEIVQGDLHDILSLRAALEGMDAIYLNLATETTDLNLPFYEEREGVRNLMTAAQGLEIQYVAKIGALGAYPPALKSMKSNMVPNLIRMEGHEIIAASGIPHTFFAPTHFMELLPNMIDKRALQWVGNTKVKIYWISVVDYARQVVKAFQNREKMPEHCPIQGPEAISIRRAMELFVEVYDPALKIRVAPLWVIRIIGLFNTKMKFVSHLFAYFGSHEDPFYAADTWRNLGKPTTTLAMFARELRKRPMAP, from the coding sequence ATGAAATCGATAAAGAAGATAGCTGTCATTGGGGCAACGGGTCGTCTTGGAGCGCCAGTAGTCGTAGAGCTGGCGAAGAATTTCCAAGTTCGGGCAATCGTTCGTTCGCGAGAAAAAGCAAAGACGATGCTTCCTTCAAATGTCGAGATCGTCCAAGGGGACCTCCACGACATCCTGAGTCTTCGCGCTGCCCTCGAAGGAATGGACGCCATTTACCTAAATCTGGCCACCGAGACGACAGACCTAAATCTGCCGTTTTACGAGGAGCGGGAAGGCGTGAGAAACCTGATGACCGCCGCCCAAGGGCTGGAAATTCAGTATGTCGCAAAGATCGGTGCTCTCGGCGCTTATCCTCCAGCACTCAAGAGCATGAAGAGCAACATGGTCCCCAATCTAATTCGGATGGAGGGACATGAGATCATCGCGGCTTCCGGCATCCCCCATACATTCTTTGCGCCGACCCATTTCATGGAGCTATTGCCGAACATGATAGACAAGCGCGCCCTCCAGTGGGTCGGCAACACAAAGGTAAAGATCTATTGGATCAGCGTCGTGGACTATGCTCGGCAGGTGGTCAAGGCCTTTCAGAACCGTGAAAAGATGCCTGAGCACTGTCCGATTCAGGGCCCCGAAGCCATCTCCATCAGACGAGCGATGGAATTATTTGTCGAGGTTTATGATCCGGCGCTAAAGATCCGGGTGGCGCCGCTGTGGGTGATCCGGATCATAGGGCTCTTCAACACCAAGATGAAGTTTGTCAGTCATCTCTTCGCATATTTTGGCAGTCATGAGGATCCTTTCTACGCCGCTGATACTTGGCGAAACTTGGGAAAGCCAACCACGACGCTCGCAATGTTTGCGAGAGAGCTGCGCAAGCGTCCGATGGCGCCCTGA
- a CDS encoding TetR/AcrR family transcriptional regulator: MRTNSKLPAADRRQAIMTAAAPVFARLGRSGTTTKDLAKAAGVSEALLYRHFPGKDALYAELESHCVEANALGVSLIEGATPSTATLVMGVAVLVQAVFPGIGARQSHEDTKRLVTSSLVGDGRFAKAFLDRHVKPWVGLFEKSLDAARAAGDVEEGISTGKAEIWFVHHLANTLHLIRLPENDVVDYGMTQERLTESAVRFLLRGLGLKNTAINRHYDPKELKSILARIGQE; encoded by the coding sequence ATGCGCACAAACTCGAAACTCCCTGCCGCAGACCGCAGACAAGCGATTATGACGGCTGCTGCGCCGGTGTTCGCACGCCTCGGACGATCGGGCACCACAACGAAGGACCTCGCCAAGGCGGCGGGCGTCTCCGAAGCCCTTCTTTATAGGCACTTTCCAGGAAAGGACGCGCTGTATGCCGAGCTCGAGAGTCATTGCGTCGAGGCAAACGCGCTCGGCGTGTCCCTTATCGAGGGAGCAACGCCGTCAACGGCGACGTTGGTTATGGGCGTCGCTGTGCTGGTGCAAGCTGTGTTCCCAGGGATCGGCGCACGACAGTCTCACGAGGACACTAAGCGTCTCGTCACCTCCAGCCTGGTCGGCGACGGTCGTTTCGCGAAGGCGTTTCTTGATCGGCATGTGAAGCCGTGGGTCGGCTTGTTTGAAAAGTCCCTTGATGCCGCGAGGGCGGCTGGAGACGTCGAGGAGGGAATTTCTACCGGCAAGGCCGAGATTTGGTTTGTTCACCATCTCGCGAACACGCTGCATTTGATCCGTCTACCGGAAAACGATGTCGTCGATTACGGCATGACCCAAGAACGACTGACGGAAAGCGCTGTCCGCTTTCTGCTGCGCGGCCTTGGACTGAAAAATACCGCCATCAATCGGCACTACGATCCCAAAGAGCTTAAGAGCATCCTTGCACGCATAGGTCAGGAGTAA
- a CDS encoding LysR family transcriptional regulator, which produces MNFPVETRLQLTAITLADELSFTRAAERLEITQPALSKRIAELEKRVGFIIFKRNQRTVELTEAGQVFVRGCKDAAALLERAVRLARATHDEVRPVLTIGHSPYVDPSLVSAVLSVHLPLHADLRLRMESMFALDLAHSVLAAELDLAIITEPSDNPLLTSVEIATAPLCVVMPVEHPAAQGRSVSIRDLGEVGWMIFPRKAHPVVYDRVLEVARQAGTSPVELHHYVSPQEVVQLIAENFGVAFVAKGVAEPLQSREIAVRPLSERSLQLKSYLVLRADQSARLVNEFGRAFLKKVFPNAKLVDSNGQMLLKL; this is translated from the coding sequence ATGAACTTCCCAGTCGAAACTCGCTTGCAGCTTACAGCTATCACCCTCGCGGATGAATTGAGCTTCACTAGAGCTGCCGAGCGACTGGAAATCACTCAGCCGGCTCTCAGTAAACGGATCGCCGAACTGGAGAAGCGAGTTGGCTTCATCATCTTTAAGCGTAACCAGAGAACAGTCGAGTTAACCGAGGCCGGACAAGTCTTCGTCAGAGGTTGTAAGGATGCCGCCGCTCTGCTCGAAAGGGCTGTGAGGCTCGCGCGCGCGACCCACGATGAGGTTCGACCCGTACTCACTATTGGGCACAGCCCGTATGTTGACCCCAGCCTAGTATCTGCCGTTTTGAGCGTTCATCTTCCCCTCCATGCAGACTTGAGGCTTCGCATGGAGAGCATGTTTGCTCTAGACCTTGCCCACTCCGTCTTGGCCGCAGAACTGGACCTTGCCATCATTACAGAGCCGTCCGATAATCCGCTTCTGACAAGCGTCGAAATTGCCACGGCTCCCCTCTGTGTGGTGATGCCAGTTGAACATCCGGCTGCGCAGGGTAGAAGTGTATCTATTCGAGACTTAGGGGAAGTCGGGTGGATGATCTTTCCCCGAAAAGCGCATCCTGTCGTTTATGACCGCGTCCTGGAAGTCGCGAGGCAGGCGGGAACTTCACCAGTGGAACTGCATCATTACGTCAGCCCACAAGAAGTGGTCCAGCTCATAGCGGAAAATTTTGGCGTTGCCTTTGTGGCAAAAGGCGTCGCCGAACCTCTGCAGAGTCGGGAAATCGCCGTCAGACCGTTGTCTGAGCGGTCCCTCCAACTCAAGAGTTACCTCGTGCTTCGTGCCGATCAATCAGCTCGCTTGGTGAATGAGTTCGGAAGGGCGTTCCTAAAGAAGGTCTTCCCGAACGCCAAACTTGTGGACTCCAATGGGCAAATGCTTCTCAAGCTGTAG
- a CDS encoding helix-turn-helix domain-containing protein, which translates to MTELRKPPVSEKGEIPVFGPGAAPLIDSNQAAQFLGVHPRTLQRMVLRGEIAAVKVGKLWRFVPSAIQEWVAQHSIAS; encoded by the coding sequence ATGACCGAGCTGCGCAAGCCGCCCGTTTCCGAGAAGGGTGAGATCCCAGTATTTGGTCCGGGAGCCGCCCCGCTCATTGACAGCAATCAAGCCGCCCAGTTTCTGGGTGTCCATCCGAGAACCTTACAAAGGATGGTCCTGCGAGGTGAGATCGCCGCCGTCAAGGTTGGGAAACTTTGGCGATTTGTGCCGTCGGCGATTCAGGAATGGGTCGCACAGCACAGCATCGCCAGCTAG
- a CDS encoding tyrosine-type recombinase/integrase, protein MERACYQFGSLTRKKRAKGRDTWEFRYYEATEKGGRRRKSCIVGTVEKLPTKTHAQKAVEVLLLKLNSETPQQRMAAVTFGAICDRYLEEELPERYSTAKSYRSNIKNYLKPRWGDHLLERIRPMAVEDWLKNLPMAPKSKTHIRSVMHLMYECATRWELFTDKRNPIALVRIKGGSKRRERPIILSVDQFESVVATLREPYRTMVQIAQCLGLRVSEIAALQWDDFDFEKNQLLVQRSYVSGRVDDVKTEYSHDYVPLHPSLTKIVLAWSKQAVPTAEGWVFANPMTNRPYHPTEIQKRHLRPSGCCVVACTTCGAAPGVWCWQGQPTANGKRVLIHDTRKISAGKLGEIGWHTFRHTYRSWLDETGAPMKVQQELMRHASIQTTMNIYGQAMSSSKREANGKVVEMVLKPVLASA, encoded by the coding sequence ATGGAACGTGCATGTTATCAATTCGGAAGTCTTACACGAAAGAAGCGGGCGAAGGGACGAGACACCTGGGAGTTTCGGTACTACGAAGCAACAGAGAAGGGCGGACGCAGGCGTAAATCCTGCATCGTCGGAACTGTTGAGAAGTTGCCTACCAAGACTCACGCGCAGAAAGCGGTCGAAGTTCTTCTCCTAAAACTCAACTCAGAAACTCCACAGCAGCGGATGGCCGCGGTAACGTTCGGTGCCATCTGTGACCGGTACCTTGAGGAAGAGTTGCCAGAACGATATTCGACGGCGAAATCCTACCGTTCGAACATCAAGAACTACCTCAAGCCTCGCTGGGGCGACCATCTGCTTGAACGCATCCGTCCGATGGCGGTCGAAGATTGGTTGAAGAATCTCCCTATGGCTCCGAAGTCCAAGACCCATATCCGAAGCGTGATGCACCTGATGTATGAGTGCGCGACACGCTGGGAGCTTTTCACGGATAAACGCAACCCCATCGCGCTCGTTCGTATCAAGGGCGGAAGCAAGCGGCGGGAACGTCCCATTATTCTGAGTGTGGACCAGTTCGAAAGTGTCGTCGCGACTCTGCGTGAGCCGTATCGCACGATGGTTCAAATCGCCCAATGCCTCGGTCTTCGCGTGAGCGAGATCGCGGCGCTTCAATGGGACGACTTCGATTTTGAAAAGAATCAGCTCCTCGTTCAGCGCAGCTACGTGAGCGGGCGGGTCGATGACGTCAAGACCGAATACTCCCACGACTATGTTCCTTTGCATCCATCCCTGACCAAGATCGTCTTGGCTTGGAGCAAGCAAGCCGTCCCCACCGCAGAAGGGTGGGTCTTTGCGAATCCGATGACGAACCGACCGTACCACCCGACCGAGATCCAGAAGCGGCATCTTCGCCCTTCGGGATGCTGCGTGGTCGCGTGTACGACGTGCGGCGCGGCTCCGGGTGTGTGGTGTTGGCAAGGTCAGCCCACGGCAAATGGCAAGCGCGTTCTGATCCATGACACACGCAAAATTTCGGCGGGGAAGCTCGGAGAGATCGGTTGGCACACGTTCCGCCACACGTACCGTTCGTGGCTGGACGAGACCGGAGCTCCGATGAAAGTGCAACAGGAACTGATGCGGCATGCCTCCATCCAGACGACGATGAATATCTATGGACAGGCAATGTCTTCATCGAAAAGAGAAGCGAATGGGAAGGTAGTCGAGATGGTGCTCAAGCCTGTTTTGGCGAGCGCCTAA
- a CDS encoding BON domain-containing protein, giving the protein MRQSNYKGMSRTGLAIASIVLLSSPIYAQTNVPDAQIEANVLKSLAGAPQLANENIITNTIGGTVTLSGTVKDEPTRQMAENLASRASGVKKVVDELTLGAGDPGQGTQGVLQSDGTMAPAPGAHAPDPDTYAAQHGITATNDQASGQSAPPDDSAITGQPGGGQPSSTQPGYRQPYDAQNGASPQQYPQGQQQYPQNQQPYPQGQQPYPQGRPPYAQQGQPPYPQGGYRGQPGNAPPPYGAQVAGRPVTVPPGSLLRIRINEGLDSKHTAPGTPFDAVVLNDVIADGEVAIPRGASVQGVVTESKSGGVIKGHGEIALQLNQVMLGGKTFPITSDIWSRDSSDKSGQTIGSAVGLGAFGALIGAVAGGGPGAAIGAAAGAGAGIGSSAASGSRQVLVPSEAILTFRLTAPAPMVTISQAEMDRLSYGVPTGAQQSMQRRQPPYYGPGYYPRPYPY; this is encoded by the coding sequence ATGCGGCAGAGTAACTACAAGGGAATGTCCAGAACGGGCCTCGCGATAGCGAGCATCGTGCTTCTCAGCAGTCCGATCTATGCGCAGACGAATGTGCCGGATGCTCAGATTGAGGCGAACGTGCTCAAGAGCCTGGCGGGTGCTCCTCAACTCGCCAACGAGAACATCATCACGAACACCATCGGCGGAACGGTGACGCTGAGCGGGACAGTCAAGGACGAGCCGACGCGCCAGATGGCTGAGAACCTGGCCTCACGCGCATCCGGCGTCAAAAAGGTTGTGGATGAGCTCACGCTCGGTGCCGGTGATCCGGGGCAGGGAACGCAAGGCGTCCTGCAGTCCGATGGCACCATGGCCCCAGCCCCTGGAGCGCATGCCCCGGATCCCGACACCTACGCCGCGCAGCATGGAATTACCGCGACGAACGACCAGGCATCTGGACAGAGTGCGCCGCCGGATGACTCTGCCATCACTGGCCAGCCCGGCGGTGGACAACCAAGTTCTACGCAGCCGGGCTATCGACAGCCGTACGACGCACAGAATGGTGCTTCGCCGCAACAGTACCCGCAGGGTCAGCAGCAGTATCCTCAGAATCAACAGCCATATCCGCAAGGTCAGCAGCCCTACCCTCAGGGTCGTCCTCCGTACGCCCAGCAGGGACAGCCTCCCTACCCGCAAGGTGGCTATCGCGGTCAGCCCGGCAACGCTCCTCCGCCCTATGGAGCTCAGGTAGCAGGGCGACCGGTCACCGTTCCTCCAGGCTCGTTGCTCCGCATCCGCATCAACGAAGGACTGGACAGCAAGCACACAGCGCCCGGAACTCCGTTCGACGCAGTTGTCCTGAACGATGTAATTGCTGACGGCGAGGTAGCGATTCCGCGCGGCGCCAGCGTGCAGGGAGTCGTGACCGAGTCAAAGAGTGGCGGCGTCATCAAGGGTCACGGCGAGATTGCCCTCCAGCTGAATCAGGTCATGCTCGGCGGTAAGACCTTCCCGATCACCTCCGACATCTGGTCGCGCGATAGCTCCGACAAGAGTGGCCAAACGATCGGCAGCGCAGTTGGCCTCGGAGCCTTCGGTGCCCTGATTGGTGCCGTTGCAGGCGGCGGACCAGGCGCGGCGATTGGTGCCGCTGCTGGCGCAGGAGCCGGAATTGGCAGTTCGGCAGCGTCAGGTAGCCGGCAGGTCCTGGTACCATCCGAGGCAATCCTCACCTTCCGCCTGACGGCACCTGCGCCCATGGTTACCATCTCGCAAGCCGAGATGGACCGGCTCTCGTACGGTGTGCCGACCGGCGCGCAGCAGTCCATGCAGCGGCGTCAGCCACCCTACTACGGCCCCGGCTACTACCCCCGTCCCTACCCTTACTAG
- a CDS encoding peptidylprolyl isomerase, protein MIRILQQDNRIIKIIFAVIIGLAVITMVITLVPGIFDNTDANASTVFATVRSPGLLGRVSGDSTPIQTTEVNQLAQRQLQQQKLPDFLLPYMANRAGQILVQRAILKHEADRMSLQVSDQDLARELKTGPFAQYLFPNGTYIGDDAYMNFVQAAFQTSRGDFESQVKQDMELNRLQALITGGVTVSDSAVRDAYRIQGTKVKFDYAVISADDLRKTINPTDAELQKFFQQNQTRYASAIPETRKIQYVSFDASSLPGGKPQVTDADIQAYYTQHQAQYQVKEQVKVRHILIAVPQGADAKTDAAAKSKAEDLLKQIKAGGNFADLASKNSDDPGSKTAGGELGFLDRGKTVPEFDKAAFSLNPGQTSDLIKTQFGYHILQVEEKKTEHLRPLSEVKAEIVPVLEQQKSGAVEQTFAQQLAAQSQKEGIDKTAAAHNLKAVTTDYVAKDGVIAGLADGSALLTGAFGASKGAAPASVSTGDGYAIFQVVDVKAAHAPDFNEYKSHIADDYREQQVPQLLNAQLLKLNDRAKVTNDLRKAAAEMNIPLKTSDLVGKDGQVPDLGAMSGPGAVAFTLAKGAISGPINAGRVGIVLSVTDKQEPSAEDITKNFTATREQLLNEQHEEIFRVYIAGLTEKYEKSGSIRYSKKQPAPGASPFGS, encoded by the coding sequence ATGATTCGTATTCTGCAGCAGGACAATCGCATCATCAAGATCATCTTTGCGGTCATCATTGGCCTCGCCGTCATCACCATGGTGATCACGCTGGTTCCGGGCATCTTCGACAATACGGATGCAAATGCCTCGACCGTCTTCGCGACGGTCCGCAGCCCCGGCCTTCTTGGCCGCGTCTCAGGCGATAGCACGCCGATTCAGACGACCGAGGTCAATCAGCTCGCCCAACGCCAGCTCCAGCAGCAGAAGCTGCCGGACTTCCTGCTGCCGTACATGGCCAATCGTGCAGGCCAGATCCTCGTACAGCGCGCCATCCTGAAGCATGAGGCTGACCGCATGAGCCTCCAGGTCAGCGATCAGGACCTTGCCCGCGAGTTGAAGACCGGGCCGTTTGCCCAGTATCTCTTTCCGAACGGCACCTACATCGGCGACGACGCCTACATGAATTTCGTGCAGGCCGCCTTCCAGACCAGCCGTGGCGACTTCGAGTCGCAGGTCAAGCAGGATATGGAGCTGAATCGCCTCCAGGCACTCATCACCGGCGGCGTCACGGTCTCCGATTCTGCCGTGCGCGATGCCTACCGCATCCAGGGCACCAAGGTGAAGTTCGACTACGCCGTTATCTCGGCGGACGATCTGCGCAAGACCATTAACCCGACCGACGCCGAGCTGCAGAAGTTCTTCCAACAGAACCAGACGCGCTACGCATCGGCAATTCCTGAGACCCGCAAGATCCAGTACGTCTCCTTCGACGCCTCCAGCCTTCCCGGCGGCAAGCCGCAGGTTACGGACGCAGACATTCAGGCCTACTACACCCAGCACCAGGCACAGTATCAGGTGAAGGAGCAGGTCAAGGTTCGCCACATCCTCATCGCCGTGCCACAGGGCGCGGACGCGAAGACCGATGCCGCTGCCAAGAGCAAGGCTGAGGATCTCCTCAAGCAGATCAAAGCAGGCGGCAACTTCGCCGACCTCGCCAGCAAGAACTCCGACGACCCCGGCAGCAAGACGGCTGGCGGTGAACTCGGCTTCCTCGATCGTGGCAAGACGGTCCCGGAGTTCGATAAGGCAGCTTTTTCGCTCAATCCTGGTCAGACCTCCGACCTCATCAAGACCCAGTTCGGCTACCACATCCTGCAAGTCGAAGAGAAGAAGACAGAGCACCTCCGTCCACTCTCTGAGGTCAAGGCGGAGATCGTTCCTGTCCTCGAGCAGCAGAAGTCCGGCGCCGTCGAGCAGACGTTTGCGCAGCAGCTGGCCGCACAGTCCCAGAAGGAAGGCATCGACAAGACAGCCGCTGCCCACAACCTCAAGGCCGTCACCACTGACTACGTTGCCAAGGATGGCGTCATCGCCGGACTTGCCGACGGCTCGGCGCTCCTGACCGGTGCCTTCGGCGCGAGCAAGGGAGCAGCTCCTGCTTCGGTCTCGACCGGCGATGGCTACGCGATCTTCCAGGTCGTCGACGTCAAGGCAGCACACGCTCCTGACTTCAACGAGTACAAGTCGCACATCGCAGACGACTACCGCGAGCAGCAGGTTCCGCAGCTTCTGAACGCCCAGCTCCTCAAGCTGAACGATCGGGCCAAGGTCACGAACGATCTGCGCAAGGCAGCCGCTGAGATGAACATCCCCCTCAAGACCAGCGACCTAGTCGGTAAAGACGGTCAGGTTCCCGATCTCGGCGCGATGAGCGGTCCAGGCGCAGTTGCCTTTACGCTTGCCAAGGGTGCCATCTCCGGACCCATCAATGCAGGCCGCGTCGGCATCGTCCTCAGCGTCACGGATAAGCAGGAGCCGAGCGCCGAGGACATCACGAAGAACTTCACCGCCACCCGTGAGCAGTTGCTCAACGAGCAGCACGAGGAAATCTTCCGCGTCTACATCGCCGGCCTGACCGAGAAGTACGAGAAGTCAGGCTCCATCCGCTACTCCAAGAAACAGCCCGCACCGGGAGCCTCTCCCTTCGGCAGCTAG
- the malQ gene encoding 4-alpha-glucanotransferase: MGQDRLSGVLLHVTSLPSYGGVGDFGPAAYAFVDFLAAAKQRLWQVLPLSPTGYGSSPYSALSAFAGNFQLISLERLAQDGWIAWDRIQGLPGHDGPADFEAASERKLPLIQEAAGNFLDRASGDQRVRFQKFCQDNISWLTDYAMFNVLRRLNNYISWNEWPIEYAQRQHDALTTLLNDHGRELAVEQVIQFLFSEQWCALKSYCGERGIRVLGDVAIFVNYDSADVWTNPDIFELDEERRPTRVSGVPPDYFSATGQRWGNPLYKWGLLRERGFDWWVARIRRSLALYDMIRLDHFRGFEAFWSIAADEETAINGQWVKAPGQELFQRLKDVFGDLPFIAEDLGLITPEVDELREHFCMPGMRILQFGFSDRGSHLYLPHRFVQNTVAYTGTHDNNTTLGWWRDDCNDNDRTNVQNYLQTITNEGDIVWAMMRAAARSVANICIFPLQDVLHLGTEARMNRPSGAFGNWTWRYDSNALHPDFATKLAALMEMTDRDGYEEPAKGSDAGKPTEEAHERAELGSTT; this comes from the coding sequence ATGGGTCAGGATCGGCTGTCTGGAGTATTGCTACACGTAACCTCTCTGCCTTCGTATGGCGGTGTCGGCGACTTCGGCCCGGCCGCATACGCATTCGTTGACTTCCTCGCCGCCGCCAAGCAGCGCCTCTGGCAGGTCCTTCCGCTTAGCCCTACAGGCTACGGAAGCTCTCCGTACTCCGCGCTCTCCGCCTTCGCTGGCAACTTCCAGCTCATCAGCCTCGAGCGCCTCGCGCAGGATGGCTGGATAGCCTGGGACCGCATCCAGGGCCTCCCAGGCCACGATGGTCCGGCGGACTTCGAAGCCGCATCCGAGCGCAAACTCCCGCTGATCCAGGAGGCTGCAGGGAACTTCCTCGATCGCGCCTCGGGCGACCAGCGCGTCCGCTTCCAGAAGTTCTGCCAGGACAACATCTCGTGGCTCACCGACTATGCCATGTTCAACGTCCTCCGCCGCCTCAACAACTACATAAGTTGGAACGAGTGGCCCATCGAGTACGCCCAGCGCCAGCACGACGCGCTGACAACCCTCCTCAACGACCACGGTCGCGAGCTCGCAGTCGAACAGGTGATCCAATTCCTCTTCAGCGAGCAGTGGTGCGCCCTCAAGAGTTACTGTGGCGAGCGCGGCATCCGCGTCCTCGGTGACGTCGCCATCTTCGTCAACTACGACAGCGCCGATGTCTGGACCAATCCCGACATCTTCGAGCTCGACGAGGAGCGCCGCCCCACTCGCGTCTCCGGCGTTCCACCCGATTACTTCTCCGCCACCGGCCAGCGTTGGGGCAATCCGCTCTACAAGTGGGGCCTCCTGCGCGAGCGCGGCTTCGACTGGTGGGTCGCCCGCATCCGCCGCTCCCTCGCTTTATACGACATGATCCGCCTCGACCACTTCCGCGGCTTTGAGGCCTTCTGGTCCATCGCCGCCGACGAGGAGACCGCCATCAATGGCCAGTGGGTCAAAGCCCCCGGCCAGGAACTCTTTCAGCGCCTCAAAGATGTCTTCGGCGACCTCCCCTTCATCGCAGAAGACCTCGGCCTCATCACCCCCGAGGTCGACGAGCTGCGCGAGCACTTCTGCATGCCCGGCATGCGCATCCTCCAGTTCGGCTTCTCCGACCGCGGCAGCCACCTCTATCTCCCGCATCGCTTCGTCCAAAATACCGTCGCCTACACCGGCACCCACGACAACAACACCACGCTCGGCTGGTGGCGCGACGACTGCAACGACAACGATCGCACCAACGTCCAGAACTACCTCCAGACCATCACCAACGAGGGCGACATCGTCTGGGCCATGATGCGCGCCGCCGCGCGGTCCGTCGCCAACATCTGCATCTTCCCGCTCCAGGACGTCCTGCACCTCGGCACCGAGGCCCGCATGAACCGACCCTCCGGTGCCTTCGGCAACTGGACGTGGCGCTATGACTCGAACGCCCTCCACCCCGACTTCGCCACAAAACTAGCCGCGCTCATGGAGATGACCGACCGCGACGGCTACGAAGAGCCCGCCAAAGGCTCCGACGCCGGCAAGCCGACCGAAGAGGCACACGAGCGCGCCGAACTCGGGTCCACCACCTAG